A window from Solanum stenotomum isolate F172 chromosome 5, ASM1918654v1, whole genome shotgun sequence encodes these proteins:
- the LOC125864178 gene encoding F-box/kelch-repeat protein At3g23880-like, protein MTIPILPAELIGEILSRASGEIPLEFRNGIIKNVLLNLYFIDSVTVAVELDFPIENGIHGLYVKGFCNGLVYLADNYLDYSRLWNPTTRKHKNLPFFRPRVRNPGPILGFGYDELHDDYKVVIIDYNYSIFSRDDIEVKVYSLKSVSWTNVDYCICDEDTFLVKKSSGYCGETLIDNGSFVDGKLHWSTSSSIPGPDPNVNKGKYIIAFDLANENWEKVEKPSFGEGERLQDNSYRCLGYERVWG, encoded by the exons ATGACAATTCCTATTTTACCAGCAGAACTCATTGGTGAAATTCTCTCGAGGGCTTCCGGTGAAATCCCTCTTGAATTCAG AAATGGAATTATAAAGAATGTCCTAttaaatctttattttattgaCTCTGTTACTGTGGCTGTTGAATTGGATTTTCCCATTGAAAACGGCATTCATGGGCTCTATGTTAAGGGTTTTTGCAATGGATTGGTTTATCTTGCCGATAATTACTTAGATTATTCTCGTTTATGGAACCCAACTACTAGAAAGCACAAGAATTTGCCTTTTTTTAGACCTAGAGTGAGAAATCCCGGGCCCATACTTGGTTTTGGATATGATGAGCTCCATGATGATTATAAGGTAGtgattattgattataattatAGTATTTTCAGTAGAGATGACATTGAGGTAAAAGTATATAGTCTAAAGAGTGTTTCTTGGACTAATGTTGATTATTGTATTTGTGATGAGGACACATTCCTTGTCAAAAAAAGTTCTGGTTATTGCGGGGAGACATTAATTGATAATGGTTCTTTTGTGGATGGGAAGCTTCATTGGAGTACTTCTTCTTCTATTCCTGGTCCTGATCCTAATGTGAATAAAGGCAAGTACATTATTGCTTTTGATTTAGCTAATGAGAACTGGGAAAAGGTGGAGAAGCCCTCCTTTGGAGAAGGAGAG CGATTACAAGACAACTCATATAGGTGCTTGGGTTATGAAAGAGTATGGGGTTAA
- the LOC125864749 gene encoding uncharacterized protein LOC125864749, with amino-acid sequence MVDKVDLLFYYGGRWVLTPTVIYIKKLTHVWKEYDPDLLSYIDICEEFHEKLDFSKVQQLLLKGPSGKYYLIEGNSGIRTIQTALSVRSGVLELFAVDEGDDVVPTIDISHNNEPYLVTIDAATEGETSEKENDENEPYLVTLDAATEGESSEEENDENEPYPSDYNSEELESFRLEKKREVNDQLENFKELEKGMSFKNLEEAKRVVSYYSIARKVALRVDKSDSVRVRYKCIVGCPFVCLIFEVKKGQGFEIKTLQTKHTCPEAFKNRRATQQALAHYFKKRVQNDPKCKVNEMRKIVDDNFRLNISYSKMKRVKRLVLEKLDGSYVDD; translated from the coding sequence ATGGTTGACAAGGTGGACCTATTATTCTATTATGGGGGTAGGTGGGTATTGACACCTACTGttatttacattaaaaaattgaCTCATGTTTGGAAGGAGTATGATCCAGATTTATTGTCATATATAGACATATGTGAAGAGTTTCATGAAAAGTTAGATTTTAGTAAGGTCCAACAGCTTCTACTCAAAGGACCTTCTGGGAAGTATTATTTGATTGAGGGGAATTCTGGCATAAGAACAATACAAACAGCACTGTCTGTTAGGTCTGGTGTACTTGAACTGTTTGCTGTAGATGAGGGGGATGATGTTGTTCCAACTATTGACATCAGCCACAATAATGAACCTTACCTAGTCACGATAGATGCTGCTACTGAAGGTGAAACAAGtgagaaagaaaatgatgaaaatgaacCTTACCTAGTCACATTAGATGCTGCAACTGAAGGTGAATCAAGTgaggaagaaaatgatgaaaatgaacCTTATCCCAGTGACTACAATAGTGAAGAATTGGAATCCTTTAGGttggaaaagaaaagagaagttaATGATCAACTTGAGAACTTTAAAGAGTTGGAAAAAGGTATGAGCTTTAAGAACCTTGAAGAAGCTAAAAGGGTTGTAAGCTACTACTCAATTGCTAGGAAGGTTGCCCTTAGGGTTGATAAGAGTGACTCTGTTAGAGTTAGATATAAGTGTATTGTTGGTTGTCCTTTTGTGTGTCTGATTTTTGAAGTTAAGAAAGGGCAAGGATTTGAAATTAAGACCTTGCAAACAAAACATACATGTCCAGAAGCATTCAAGAATAGAAGAGCTACTCAACAAGCTCTAGCACACTACTTCAAGAAGAGGGTCCAAAATGATCCTAAGTGCAAAGTGAATGAAATGAGAAAGATTGTAGATGATAACTTTAGGCTTAATATTAGTTATTCAAAAATGAAGAGGGTCAAAAGACTTGTGCTAGAGAAATTAGATGGTAGCTATGTTGATGAT